From Alteromonas sp. BL110:
CGCGAATAGAAATAATGCCTTTAAGCTTCCCTCGCGGGAATTCGGCGAGCATAGGCGCTGATACTTCATCAGCAACTAGAATACTGGCTTCGGTTATCGTTTTTTCAGCAGCCTTCTGGCCATTCGCTTCATACAAAATGTTGGCAAGAATACGGTCGGATAAATCGACAATATCAATAGCACGCTCTTGCATGTAAGGGTCGTCCATAGCCCGAAATCGAGCGGCGTAGCTTTCGACTACCATTTTCAGAGACGAGGCAGCATCCCAACCTTGACGAATTTTTTCTTCTACTTCACGACCTAAACTGTTGGCATCTAACAGATGATGATAGAGCTGGAAAATAGATTTAACGTCATCGGGAATACCATCATCTAATCGGTTAGATAGTGCGTCTACGTGGCCTCGTGTTACCTCAACGCCTTTGCGGTAAAGCTGAATTTGCTCTTGCGGTGATTGTGTACGCTTCACCACCCAGTTTTTGAGGTTGATAGACTTATCTGGTGAGACTCCTTTACCAATAGCTAATCCTGGTGAGCCTGCGATACCACGAACGTTTTTTTGACGTGCCGTGTTGTCGTTAGAGTTTGATAACGTCAATGCACCACGTATATCGGCATTGGTGATCTCTAGCGCAAGCTGTGCAGCGAGGGTAACTAAAAATGCCTCTTCATCTTCGCTAAAGCGTCGCATCTGAGATTGCTGAAGTGTGATAACACCCAGTACGCGCCTTTGATTGATAATAGGCGTACCTAGAAAAGCGTTATACTTTTCTTCTTTTACTTCGGGGTAGTGTTTGAATCTAGGGTGGTTGTGGGCATTGACGATATTTAGCGGTTCTTCACGCTGGCCAACTAAACCGATAAGACCTTCTGAAAAACCAATGCGAACTTGTTCCACCGCATCGGGGTGGAGTCCGTCAGTGGCTTTAAGGGTAAACTCCTGAGTATCGTAATCAGCGAGGTAAATAGAGCATGAATCAACACTGAGAGTGTGCTTTACACGAGAGGCTAGCCTAAACAATGCGGTATCGAGTGCAGAAATTTGATTCATTTCCTGCACGATACGTTTTAATGTGGTTAACATTGCGCCTTGTTGGCTCTGAGGGCTCACCGGTTTTTCCTTGTGTAATCGCAGTTTGCTCGTCGCTTACTGTTGCATATCGCTACCTTTAATACCTCTAGCATCTTTGCCACCTCACACTTTTTCCCATTCCACGCTTAACCGCGCCGGCGTTTTTTACCACGCTTATGCGGGGCTACATTTTGGCGCTGTTGAGGTCGATGTTGCGCAGACATAACTACAGGCGAGAATTCTTTCATCACTCGTCTGTATACATCTCGCTTGAACGACACAACATTTCTAATGGGATACCAGTAACTTACCCACCTCCAATCATCAAATTCAGGATGGCCCGTTTTAAGCACATTAACATCGCGCTCGTTGCAATCTAGCTGCAACAAGAACCATTTTTGTTTTTGCCCTATACAAACAGGGTTGCTGCCTTGTCGAATTAATCGCTTCGGTAGCTTATATCTAAGCCAGTTACGGGTAACACTTAAAATGGTGACATCTTTCGGTGTCAGCCCTACTTCTTCGTGAAGCTCGCGGTACATAGCTTGTTCAGCAGATTCCCCTTCATCAATTCCGCCTTGAGGGAACTGCCATGAATGTTGACCATAACGTCTTGCCCAAAATACTTGACCCATTTTGTTGCAAATCACTATGCCCACATTCGCACGGAATCCATCGGCATCTATCACATAGACTCCCGGGCACACTATACTTGTATATGTTTTCATTCTTCCACAAACTATGCTCCAATCATAGTCTTAATGTTCGCCTTCGCTTTTAAACAGGAAATTAACCACCGTTATGCAACCCCCTTCATCGCCTCCCTCTTCACCAGACACTCTTTTAGCGCGATGTCACGCCATTGCGGGTTTAACTTTGGGAGAGTTGGCTGACATGGCCAATGTTGCCATCCCTGCCAATTTACAGCGTCACAAAGGATGGCCAGGCATGCTTATTGAAAAATGGCTAGGCGCAAGCGCAGGTTCAAAGCCTCAACAGGACTTCCCTGAGTTAGGCATAGAACTTAAAACTATCCCCATCGATGCAAACTTTTCGCCACTAGAAACTACTTATGTCTGTTTTGCGCCCCTTTTAATGGCGCCGGGAATTACGTGGAAAACCTCGAATGTGCGAAACAAACTACAGCAGGTGTTGTGGCTACCCATTGAAGGCGACAGAGCCATTCCTTTAGCACATCGGCGTGTGGCTACTGGGTTTTACTGGCGCCCCAATGAGATTGAAGACACAATACTCAAGCATGATTGGGAAGAGTTGGTAGAGCACATTGCTACGGGACAGGTGGAATCTATTACTTCTCGACAAGGCGAGGCACTTCATATTCGCCCTAAAGCAGCTAACGGTAAGGTGCTTACTGATGCATTAGGACCAGAGGGTCAGCGTATTAAAACTCGCCCTAGAGGCTTTTACTTGCGCAAAACCTTTACCCACCAAATACTGCGCAATGCATTTGGTGTTTGAAGTACACGTTGCAAGCGTAATAACGCTTTTTACTTTGTAGGCGCGGTATTCAAATGCTTTACGAGGTACTCGCTTAAAAATTTCTCTGAATTAACGCCAAGACGTTTTGCTACAGCTTCTAGTTTAGCGTCACTGTGAAGCAGTACTTTTTTCGCGTACTCCAGGCGATAGTGGAATATAAACCGCCTAAAGTTTTTCTTTTCAGTAAGCTGAAGCGCAATAGCCAAAGATGTAGGGTCGATATCAGCCCCTTTGCAAAATTCACTGAGCGTAAGGAAACGGGTCTTATAGGCTTTTGACTCAATGGTATAGCGCTCTGCTTTAGAAATAATACTGCTTATCTCATAGGGTGTGGCTTTGCCTTCATCCAGTCGTTCGTAGTTTAGTGGTGAAGGCGCAGTTCGGCGAATAAAGGTCAATGAAAACAATACCACTAACAGCGCACAACCAATCATTAAGTGATGAAAGCTTTCCCAAAAAGGTACGGGGAAAAAGCCAAAGGTTGCGGCGGTAACAAGTAAAATACTCATGAAGGCAACACCGACTAAGCTCCCCATTACACCGGCTAGCTTAGGCATTTTTAAATTTTTAATGTCCACCGCCTGCTCAGGTAAATGTCTGTGATACATTTGAATGTGTTCAGTAATAAGAATGCCAATAAGCAAAACACTGAATCCTGTTAGAAGTGAAGCAAAATAGGCAGGCCATAGCAATAAAGGGTTACCGCTCGGCGACGATGAAAGCCATTGTTGCTTGTCATCAATCGGTATGAGGAGCACGGTACACTGAAAAACTGCCGTCACCACTGCAGGCCACCATAGCCGTTTTCTTGCCGTTGGATAAGCTAATAGCATAGGCTTTATGGCGCGATAACAACAAGTAATTGCGATTACCGCAAACACGTCAGATAAACCATACAAGATAGCTAATACGCTCGCCTGAGCTATTCTCAGCCATTCATCTAGCATAAATAGTGGCCAGCAAATAAACGCGCCGATTAGCCAGCGCATGCTGCTTAAATTTACTTTCTGAACGAACAGGCGCGCAAA
This genomic window contains:
- the rppH gene encoding RNA pyrophosphohydrolase encodes the protein MIDADGFRANVGIVICNKMGQVFWARRYGQHSWQFPQGGIDEGESAEQAMYRELHEEVGLTPKDVTILSVTRNWLRYKLPKRLIRQGSNPVCIGQKQKWFLLQLDCNERDVNVLKTGHPEFDDWRWVSYWYPIRNVVSFKRDVYRRVMKEFSPVVMSAQHRPQQRQNVAPHKRGKKRRRG
- the mutH gene encoding DNA mismatch repair endonuclease MutH; protein product: MQPPSSPPSSPDTLLARCHAIAGLTLGELADMANVAIPANLQRHKGWPGMLIEKWLGASAGSKPQQDFPELGIELKTIPIDANFSPLETTYVCFAPLLMAPGITWKTSNVRNKLQQVLWLPIEGDRAIPLAHRRVATGFYWRPNEIEDTILKHDWEELVEHIATGQVESITSRQGEALHIRPKAANGKVLTDALGPEGQRIKTRPRGFYLRKTFTHQILRNAFGV
- a CDS encoding helix-turn-helix domain-containing protein yields the protein MTSNYYEYFLYSLLGVYIFCFARLFVQKVNLSSMRWLIGAFICWPLFMLDEWLRIAQASVLAILYGLSDVFAVIAITCCYRAIKPMLLAYPTARKRLWWPAVVTAVFQCTVLLIPIDDKQQWLSSSPSGNPLLLWPAYFASLLTGFSVLLIGILITEHIQMYHRHLPEQAVDIKNLKMPKLAGVMGSLVGVAFMSILLVTAATFGFFPVPFWESFHHLMIGCALLVVLFSLTFIRRTAPSPLNYERLDEGKATPYEISSIISKAERYTIESKAYKTRFLTLSEFCKGADIDPTSLAIALQLTEKKNFRRFIFHYRLEYAKKVLLHSDAKLEAVAKRLGVNSEKFLSEYLVKHLNTAPTK